A window from Camelus dromedarius isolate mCamDro1 chromosome 9, mCamDro1.pat, whole genome shotgun sequence encodes these proteins:
- the LGALS7 gene encoding galectin-7 has translation MNVPHKTSLPEGIRVGTVLRIRGVVPDKAGRFYVNLLCSEEPGGEAALHFNPRLDESTVVFNTLERGAWGQEERGSGIPFQRGQPFDVLLIATEEGFKAVVGDSEYHHFRYRIPPARVRALEVGGDLQLELVKIF, from the exons ATG AACGTGCCCCACAAGACCTCTCTGCCCGAGGGCATCCGAGTCGGTACCGTGTTGAGAATTCGTGGCGTTGTCCCGGACAAGGCTGGCAG GTTCTATGTAAACCTGCTGTGCAGTGAGGAGCCGGGCGGTGAGGCCGCCCTGCATTTCAATCCTCGGCTGGACGAGTCCACCGTGGTCTTCAACACCCTGGAGCGCGGCGCCTGGGGCCAAGAGGAGCGGGGCTCGGGCATTCCCTTCCAGCGTGGGCAGCCCTTCGATGTGCTCCTCATCGCCACCGAAGAGGGCTTCAAG GCTGTGGTCGGGGACTCGGAATACCACCACTTCCGCTACCGCATCCCGCCGGCGCGCGTGCGCGCGTTGGAGGTGGGCGGGGACCTGCAGCTGGAGCTGGTGAAGATCTTCTGA